The following DNA comes from Bacillota bacterium.
CCGACTTGGCGTGAAAGATGTAGTAGGGCCGCACCCGGGCGCGGAGAAGCTCGTGGTTCAGCTTTTTCATCACGTGCGGGTCGTTGTTGATTCCCTTCAACAGTACGGCCTGATTGCCCAGAACCACTCCCGCCCGCACTAACCGGCCGCAGGCCTGGATGGCCTCGGGCGTGACCTCCAGCGGGTGGTTGAACTGCGAGTTGATATATACCGGCGGATACCGCTCCAGTACGGCGCAGAGCCCCGCCGTGATCCGTTGCGGCAGGGTCACCGGCGTCCGGGTTCCCAACCGCTTGATCTCAACGTGCGGGATGACGTGCAACTCGCCCAGGAGCCAATCCAGCACCGTGTCACTCAAAAGCAGCGCGTCACCGCCCGTGACCAGAATGTCGCGGATTTCGCGGTTCTCACGGATGTACTGCAGGGCGGCCTCAAGCACCCGCCGCGGCTGGTGCCGGTCCACCTCCCCGATGTTCCGGCGCCGCTGACAGTGGCGGCAGTAGGTGGCGCACTGGTTGGTAACGTTGATAATCAGCCGGTCCGGGTACCGCCGGGTGATACCGGGCGCGGGGGACGTCAGCCGTTCCGCCATGGGGTCGGCCGTTCCGCGGCCATCGGTGATCTCGGCCGCCGACGGGACGGCCTGAGCCCAGATCGGCCCCTTCATTCCCCCAACGGCCATCACGGCGGCATAGTACGGAGACACGGCCCACCGGTACTGCCTGGAGACCTGGTCAATATCGCGAATCTCATCGCGGTTGAGTTCCACAAACCGGGCCAGCACCTTGACGTTCGTGATTCGCTGGCGCATTTGCCAATGCCAGTCCAGCCATTGCTCCTTGGTCCCGCCCAAAAGCTTCAACAGCCGCTCTTTGTGGACCCCGATCTCATCGGCCCGCTCACGCCCACAGGGGATATAGTCTTTGACCATCAGGTAGTCGGCAATGCGGCCCTTCAGTTCCTTGGCCCGCTTCAGTCCCTGCTTCCGGCTCTCCTCCGGCGACAATACGCCGCACTCCAGGCTGTCGATCGCCATGTGTTTCCACCTCCCGAAAGCGACTTGGCCGGCAAACAAAAACCCCGGAGCACCGGTTCCGGGGAAGATGCGCGAACAATATCCGTTCCGACAACCCTGAGCGGCTTGTCAGCCGGGCCATCTTCCCACGCTTGCGAGGTTAGCTGACGGGTTCGGGTCGAAAGCTAACCCTACCCGGCGTAATGCCGGGATTCACCCCAATTGGTGGTTCCCCCGCTTCCCGGACTTTTCCCGGGAACTCAGCGCTCTTGTGAAGATAGTATACACTGCGCAACAGACCGGTGTCAAATTAAAGATACCGTTATTGCCACCAGGCCTATAGATGGCAGGTGT
Coding sequences within:
- the eam gene encoding glutamate 2,3-aminomutase, which translates into the protein MAIDSLECGVLSPEESRKQGLKRAKELKGRIADYLMVKDYIPCGRERADEIGVHKERLLKLLGGTKEQWLDWHWQMRQRITNVKVLARFVELNRDEIRDIDQVSRQYRWAVSPYYAAVMAVGGMKGPIWAQAVPSAAEITDGRGTADPMAERLTSPAPGITRRYPDRLIINVTNQCATYCRHCQRRRNIGEVDRHQPRRVLEAALQYIRENREIRDILVTGGDALLLSDTVLDWLLGELHVIPHVEIKRLGTRTPVTLPQRITAGLCAVLERYPPVYINSQFNHPLEVTPEAIQACGRLVRAGVVLGNQAVLLKGINNDPHVMKKLNHELLRARVRPYYIFHAKSVRGTSHFITPVEEGLAIMDQLRGYTSGLAVPTYIINAPGGYGKTPVTPSYVVDHDDQRLILRTWENRVLPYPNRPSGL